The Macrobrachium rosenbergii isolate ZJJX-2024 chromosome 18, ASM4041242v1, whole genome shotgun sequence genome has a window encoding:
- the LOC136848135 gene encoding uncharacterized protein — translation MKNENVLKTPQLLTRSKKRTDDETPVQEKENEGSKSLRIQSFSHRDAFGWGFPKVEDYDGRKKNVIDLNWLNDYNDEIDKLQVVIKKERSLSFNSQCENLLEQRPSSRNAGSELEESLDSTHSFEIELPNALERQGQQKGLVKSDSLLLQVNNNNNNEELLSSTPSADAFCSIRSCPSRDSGISATDDISDPLPEIHIDRSILAELEGISEDEQLESTDTVGALSLDKGKVSDEQSSESGDLTEGLIGDVQRKCPVWYKKFSIGHNDLILNFDSLNWGFEPECEDEISCMALVKDEQYDSLISRSDKESNVDDSVDEVECVDERRRQRIKDLWSICDRLEASSLRGGRSLKGLSEIMELVASFSKIDSRLEILKCDLQSLSRQATENRHEFNSLQKRASNLLTSTESSRHHMAQLFCLERLEERLQEEWWGAHYPDLVKLNESYIV, via the coding sequence AACAGACGATGAAACTCCAGTCcaggagaaagaaaatgaaggatcCAAATCTCTTCGCATACAGAGCTTCAGCCACAGGGATGCATTCGGCTGGGGCTTCCCAAAGGTCGAAGACTACGATGGCAGAAAGAAGAACGTGATTGACCTGAATTGGCTCAATGACTATAACGACGAGATCGACAAGTTGCAAGTTGTGATCAAGAAGGAGAGGTCGCTGTCCTTTAACAGTCAGTGCGAAAACTTGTTGGAGCAGAGACCTTCTTCCAGAAATGCAGGAAGCGAACTGGAGGAATCTCTTGACTCGACGCATTCCTTTGAAATTGAACTTCCAAATGCACTTGAGCGACAAGGGCAGCAGAAGGGTTTAGTGAAATCTGACAGTTTACTCTTGCaagtaaacaataacaacaacaatgaagAGTTATTGTCTTCCACACCCTCGGCTGATGCCTTCTGCAGCATTCGAAGCTGCCCCTCCAGGGATAGTGGGATATCTGCTACTGATGACATATCAGACCCGCTGCCAGAAATCCATATAGATCGCTCCATACTGGCAGAACTAGAAGGAATAAGTGAAGATGAACAACTTGAATCAACAGATACTGTTGGGGCGCTTTCACTTGATAAGGGTAAGGTGTCAGATGAACAAAGCAGTGAATCAGGGGATCTTACTGAAGGGTTAATAGGGGACGTACAGCGCAAATGTCCTGTATGGTACAAGAAATTTAGCATTGGTCACAATgatctcattttgaattttgattcaCTGAACTGGGGGTTTGAACCTGAATGTGAAGATGAGATAAGTTGTATGGCACTTGTGAAAGATGAACAATATGACAGTCTAATATCGAGAAGTGACAAAGAAAGTAATGTAGATGACAGTGTAGATGAAGTGGAGTGCGTGGATGAGAGGCGAAGGCAAAGAATCAAGGACCTGTGGAGTATCTGTGACAGACTGGAAGCGTCCTCCCTCCGTGGAGGGAGATCCCTCAAGGGACTTTCAGAAATCATGGAATTAGTAGCTTCCTTCAGTAAGATAGACAGCCGCCTGGAAATCCTCAAGTGTGACCTACAAAGCCTGTCACGCCAGGCCACAGAAAATCGCCACGAATTCAACAGCTTGCAGAAGAGAGCATCAAATCTGCTGACCTCAACGGAGTCTTCCAGACATCATATGGCACAATTGTTTTGCCTGGAAAGGCTGGAGGAGCGCTTACAAGAGGAATGGTGGGGTGCTCACTACCCGGATCTGGTTAAACTGAACGAAAGCTATATAGTGTGA